In Erigeron canadensis isolate Cc75 chromosome 8, C_canadensis_v1, whole genome shotgun sequence, the DNA window tttattttttttaaactgatTGACGGAtaaatttaatacttttttcCCCCTCTTTTTTAAATACGTTTTACTAGTGAATATGCCTCATTTTTAAGTTTTGCTTTATATCCCAATATGACTTGAGCCGCCGCTCATCCAGGGATTTAAATTAGGCATTTTCGATTGGCTCATCCTTAACGTCAAATATATGAGGACTGGCCTTTAATATGActtttgacttttaaattttccCCTCTTATAACAAATTTTCTGGCTTCGTTACTGTATAGAAGGCATGCATATTGTATGGTTTGACTGGTTTTATAcacaatatatgtatgtatcatgCTCTTATCATGTTCCGCAAAGGAAAGTTATGTACATctatactttataaaaattatcacacccttcatttttagaaatagttacacaataATTACATACCGAATTACTAAATTACTCTTAATAAATTACCCACTATGGAAATAGGTTTATAAAATATAGCAAATTTGccataatgaattaatttacactctaaacctttatttaaataattaacactttaagctcttatgttataaaaaattttactatcacaattatatcaacCTATAGCACTTGACACCGCCATCACCACTAATAATACCATCATCGACACCCGCATCTTCTTCACCGCCGTTACATTGCGTGAGTACCATGTTCGTAgtgtttgactatttatttACATGAGTACATCACTTATCCTTTCAAAACATGAAccaatgatatatttatttgtagtgAATCTACTAAAGTAAAATCAATTTGTTAGTaattttaaagaaattaaaaaaattattccaCATGTTTTCCTCTTGTTTAATATGAATCATATCGCACTTAAGAGATAAGATCGGCAACATGAACAACACGTATAACTATATAAAACTGCACAAGAAAACAATAGAAAAGAAAACTTtgtacaataaattaaaacatcaTATAGCACAAATTTCTCTTTAACATGCTTATCAGTCATCAACATATCCTATTATTGTTGGAATCTTTTTTCTGTTAAATATCTTGGTTCTCTATACAATCATACAACATATAATAGACTGATATATGAGGGCATAAAACTGACCCCCCAAACGATCGATGTTGTTTGAACTAGCTAGGGGTGAGTCGAGTGGGATGTCAATTACCCGTTTTATATTTAGCAGACTCGAGTTCAGACTATATATTTGAgacactttttatctttttttttttattttaattttttaattttttgcttttacaataaatttaaacAAAGTACATAACTAACTTTTAACTAGTTTCATAAACGCATTTGAAACGTAACATAGAAACCCAATAAGCCTTCTGATTATAATTGACTTAAAAACACCTCTTCGATAAGTGATGACTTAATTAAGTCAAACATTAGACGTACATTCACCTTTTTTAAGTACATGGGTTTTGTAGTCAAACCATtcgtattataaatattaatatatatatttaccacataaaaaaataattagtgtACGTCTATTATATAagatagtaatatatatatatatatatgttaatggtaaataaatcaaaagttGTAATCTGTAAAATAATGATGAATAAAGTGAGAACGCTTATGTAACGTTGAAATAACATATAATCAATAGAAGAAAGTGAATGATGAGATCATTGTTAAGGACAgtaattttctaaaataacatCGTTTAGTTAAAACCAAAACTTGTATTGACTCGAGTACCTTCATTTGTAGTTTTGTATGTACTATACTGTttagaataattaaaaaaaatttggtttatGTATCTTGTTTTTTTTGGGGGGCTTAAACAAATGCTTGACTAGATTATACTTTTTGAGAAACATTTCTacttataaaatacatatggAAACACGCAAACCTCCCTTTTGTTCCTTTCTAGAGAACTTGACctccaaatatatttttttttacccacACAAACAGTGTGATCTCCAAACATAAACCCTAGGAACTCTAAACTAGCTATAGCTATAgctagagatatatatatatagaatctgTATCTATACCCAcaactattttaattttcttttgaacAGCACAACTATTCACTTTCCACTTTCACCACCCTTTCATATTCCAAACAAATTAACTACTTTCCGGCCATATATGGAACACACCGGAAACTTCGATTTTTCTCATTTTCCGGCCACCTTAAACCCTACCGCACAAGAATTCCGGCCAACATACCCCATCATTCACAACCCTTCACCataccattcatactcttttcCTTACAACTTCTACaacccatcaccaccaccaccgttacCACTACCACctccaccgccaccgccgccggTGTATATCAGACCAAACCAACCGTCGCTTCCACCGCCACTCCCATCACCGTCGACGAGCCCAACACGTACTCTCCTACTAAGTTCAGTCCCACCTGACGTGAGCGAGTCAACAATCCGGCAAGACCTAGAACTGTTCGGAGACGTCAGAGCCGTGCAAATGGAAAGAATACGCGAGGGAATAGTCACCGTACATTTTTACGATCTCCGGCAATCCACGGATGCGTTACACGTCATCCAAGACCAACACATGCAACAACAATCTCGTCTCAGACAACACTTTGATGCTTTGACTATTTTGTCAGTGGAGAATTCCCTTCCGTACATTACAAACAGTAGTTTCAGTTCACCACCTGTCCCACCGCCGGCGCCGGGGCTCATATCTGGACGTGCCGTCTGGGCTCAGTTCACTTACCCGGTACCCTTTCGTCTTCCCGACGGTTATAACCAAGGAACAATCGTTGTTTTCAATTTGGACTCTAATGTCAGCCCTGGGACACTTAGAGACgtttttaaagtttttggtaagttttaattaatataatttagttaGACTCAAAAAAAGAGTGttgttatgtaaaaaaataaaaataaaaataaaattatggtGATTGTGTGAAATAATAATGTGTTGTTTGTGAGATATCATTGTGATAGGTCCCTTTCTACATGAACAATATTTATGATGTTGATATATTTGTTTCTATTTTTGGCATTTTCTTGTTCTTCAATTGACTGGATTAATAAATTCATATTCCCCTTCATTCCTTTCCTTTCCCCTTATTTCTATAAtaatttcaattcaattcaattataGGAAATGTAAAGGAACTGAGAACGACGCCGTCAAAGAACACGCAAAGGTTTATCGAGTTTTATGACACAAGAGATGCAGCAAAGGCACTTGTTAACATGAACGGAAAAGAAATCAACGGCAAGCCTGTGGTTGTCGAGTTCAGCCGTCCGGGCGGTCACAAAAATTGTCCAAAATTTAGTAAGTTCACTCAAGTTAGGCCACAGTCTACTGCATTTGGGGCAAGGAAATGGCATCCAGATTCACGTGTATATcgaccgccaccaccaccaccaccaccaccaccaccaccacctccgccagtACTGAGTAAGAAGGCCGGAAATAAGAAACCAATGGACTTCCAACCACCGAGCGGaagcggtggtggtggaggttgGAATAAACAACGGAGAATTCGACAAACGAGAGAAAAATATGATCCGAGATTTTTGTTCAAGGAAAATGGGGCTATTTCGGAAGCTTGTTGTTCGGACACTAGGACTACTGTTATGATTAAAAACATTCCCAACAAATACaggtatatattatttattcacatatttatatatgtttcctcGTTATGTGATTAAGAGGTAAGTATTGCGTTTGAATTTTTCAGTATGCATATATTATGTTACAATTTTATATGGTTAAAAATGTAGATtgaccttttattttatttaatgtgtatGTACATGAATGGGTGTAGTCAGAAGCTGTTGCTGAACATGCTAGACAGTCACTGCATTCACTGTAATGAACAGATTAACGGCGGCGGCGACGGTGAAAATGGCGGCCAGCAGCCGGTGTCTGCTTATGATTTTGTCTACCTTCCAATTGATTTCACG includes these proteins:
- the LOC122610936 gene encoding protein terminal ear1 homolog; this translates as MEHTGNFDFSHFPATLNPTAQEFRPTYPIIHNPSPYHSYSFPYNFYNPSPPPPLPLPPPPPPPPVYIRPNQPSLPPPLPSPSTSPTRTLLLSSVPPDVSESTIRQDLELFGDVRAVQMERIREGIVTVHFYDLRQSTDALHVIQDQHMQQQSRLRQHFDALTILSVENSLPYITNSSFSSPPVPPPAPGLISGRAVWAQFTYPVPFRLPDGYNQGTIVVFNLDSNVSPGTLRDVFKVFGNVKELRTTPSKNTQRFIEFYDTRDAAKALVNMNGKEINGKPVVVEFSRPGGHKNCPKFSKFTQVRPQSTAFGARKWHPDSRVYRPPPPPPPPPPPPPPPVLSKKAGNKKPMDFQPPSGSGGGGGWNKQRRIRQTREKYDPRFLFKENGAISEACCSDTRTTVMIKNIPNKYSQKLLLNMLDSHCIHCNEQINGGGDGENGGQQPVSAYDFVYLPIDFTNKCNVGYGFVNMTSPEATWRLYKAFHHQNWEVFNSKKICEVSYARLQGLETLKEHFKNSRFPCDAEEYMPVVFAPPRDGRRLTDPTPIVGRSVTTTSSDPDDDDELCLTEESSSCHDDSVTVNIEEDEDSNYAACSNGGGSGDSLHDLI